GGCAACGGCCAGACCGAGCAGCAGGCCGTAAAAGGCAAACATGAACCCGAAGGCTTCGCTCATCGGATACTCCTCGACATAGTGAAGGGCTCGTCATCCACCCCCTCAGGCGGCACACCGGAAGCTCTCGCCAAGAGGTCTGCTTCTGGCGCCGGGTTTGCCCGGCGAGGCCACCATCGCAGGCGGCTTCGCCGTCGCATTGCGCTTCAGAGATTAAAAGTGGCCACGAAGACCAACCTGGAGCGACATCGTCTTGAGGGAGGCGCCGGCGGCGTTTCTGTAGAGGACCTCAGTCCCGGTTGCCGTGTCGGTCGAATTCAGATCGCCTTTCTTGCGGAAGACATTCTCGAAATTTCCAGCGAGATAGATCGATGCCCTGTCGGTTAATTGATAATCGACGGCTGCATTAAGCTTGAGGACCGGCGCGGCCTTCATGTCGCCGAAAAACCGGGTGCCGGTCAGCCAGTGATCGTCCTGATCGTCGATGCCAAGCGTCATGCCACCCTTCACGCCACCGGACAGAGTCACGCGGTCGAAACGCGTCGAGCCGTCAAATCCCAGAAAGAGGGTCGGCACCTTCTGTTCGTAGGAGATACCATTGACGCCGTCAGGCAGGTCGCCAATGTCATTGCGGAAACCGCCGTCACTGTAGATGTAGGAGCCGCCGAAGGCCTTCCAGCGCAACTTGGTGTACTGGAACCCGCCACCGACGCTGAGATTGCTGCGGTCGTCGGCAAAGATGGTCCGGCCGATTTCCACCGTGCCGCTGAAATAATAGTCAAGACGCGTATCGGGATGAATGGAGCGGTCGCTCCAGCCGTTCTTGGTCTGGTCAACAGCGAAACCCGGCACCCAGTCATAATCGACCATGTGGCCATCGCCATCAAAACCAAGATCAATCTTGCCCTTGATATGCCAGTTGTTGCCGAGATCGGCGCCAGCTTGTGCGGTGTAGAGAACAACACCGTCGGCGTCCCAATCAAGCTGGCTTGCCTTGTCGTTGCCGAGATAAACATATTCGCGCGATTCAATGTTCATGACGCCTGCGCCGCCGGACAGCCAGAAGCTGCCATCGGCAGAACTTGCAACCAGATCATTGGCGCGCACCATTGATGCACAAAGCATCAGGGACATGAGCGCATATTGGAATATTCTTACTTTCATTATAAATTTCATTAGGTTGAATCCCCACTCAAAGCCTGCCCTTTTCTTGCCACATTCGATGCGTCCGGCAATGGTATGATTTATCTAAAACTTGAAATGCAGTTGTGAAATGCGCAGAGGCGTTGCAAATCTGCACTAGATTTTTAGGGGTCACGTCCGTTGGTTGGGATAATGCTGGCTGGGTCTGAATAACCGGCGCAATAGCAGAGGCGAGCGGGAGTGCAGCAATCCGGGGTAGATTGCGCATTTGAGCGGCCGATCAGCGTCCGCGCGGTGCCGGATTGCTGCTTACGGCTTGAGAACCGCCGGGATCGAGATCGACAGGAACATGGCGTTTGTCATCGTCATCTGCCGGCCAAAGGACACTGGCAGCAAACGCTCCGAGCGCCGTGATCACCGCCAGAACAATATAGGTTGCGGTGATGCCAGCCGTCGCGCCGAGCCATCCTGCCAGCGGATAGGTTATCAGCCAGCATCCGTGTGAGAGCGCAAACTGGGCCGCAAACAAAGCCGGCCGGTCTTCCGGCGAAGAGGAACGCCGCAAGATTCTCCCCGACGGCGTCAAGACGAGAGAATAGCCGATGCCGATCACCGCCCAGACGAGGATAAGGCCAACGTAGGAGGCGGTGAACATCCCGGCGACGAGAGCGGCAACAAGGACCATGGTTCCGGCAAGCATGACCGGGCGGTCGTCGATCTTTTTCAAAAGGCGGGGAAGCGACAAAGCTGCAAGCATTGATCCGAGGCCGAAGGTGGCAAGCGCAACGGCCGTATAACGCTCGCCAAGCCCCAGCGCGCTTTGGACCAGAACGACAGTGTTGACAAAGACCATCGAACCGCCGGCGGCAACCGCAAGGTTCAGCGCGAACAGGCCCCTAAGGCGCGGGACGGTCAGGTAAAGCCGGATGCCGCGCGTGGTTCTATCGTAGATACTGCGCGGCTGGGCGGGCTTTGCACTGGGCAGAAGGACCGAGACGACAAGGCTCGCCGATGCGAGGAAACCGATGACGGTTCCGAGATAAAGATTATGGTAGCTCATCAGCGCCAGAAGAGCTGCGGCCAGCAGCGGGCTTCCGACCTTCTCCAGATCATAAGCCAGCCGCGACAGCGACAGCGCGTTTGTGTAGTCATCTTCATCCGGAAGAACATCGGGAATGGTTGCCTGGAATGTCGGCGTGAAGGCGGCCGAGGCGGCCTGGAGCACGAAGATCAGGAGATAGGCCTGCCAGACGCCCGTGATGAACGGAAGACAGAGCGCGACGGCAGCACGCACGAGATCCAGCGAAACCAGCATGGCGCGCCGTGGCAGCTGTTCGGTGAACGCCGTGGCAATGGGGGCGACGACGACATAGGCGATCATCTTGATTGCCAGCGCCGTACCGAGCACCGCGCCTGCGTTCCCGTCTGCAAGCTCGAACGCCTGCAGGCCAAGGGCTACGGTCGCCAGCCCCGTGCCGAGCAGCGCAATCACCTGCGCAAGAAAGAGATGACGGTAGGTGCGGTTTCTCAGGACGGCGAGCATCAGGTCACCCCAGTTTCGGTTGTCGGTGCGGTGCGGCGGCGGAATTTCGGGCGCCGGTCACAGCTTCCGGCCCGCAGAAAAAGGGCCGCGCTCATATTGGCCGTGCTTAAAGATATTTGGTGATGGTCTTGAACTCGGCCATCGTCTGTCTCTGTTCGCGGTCGAGCGAGCCGACCGTGTCTTCGAGGCAATGATCGAGGTGATCCTGGATCAACGTCCGTTTGGCATTGGTGATCGCCTTTTCAACAGCATGAAGCTGCTGGGCAATGTCCAAGCAGGGCCGCCCGCCCTCGATCATGGCGATCACGCTCTTCAAGTGGCCTTCGGCCCGCTTGAGCCGCTTGATAATCTCGGGGTGGCTATCATGCCTGTGTTCATGGGATTCTTCGTTCATGCAAAATACCTATCCCCCTGGAGGGGATAAGGCAATATGAAAATGTCCTTGAATATAAGTTACTGTTGTCACCGGCAACGGATGAGTCCGCTTCGATCAAAGATAGACGGCCCAAAACGCTCTATCGCCGCGATGGACGGTGATCTCACGCTGGCGGCGTGCCGCACCCAAAGATGTTGAAGGCTGCGGATCGATATGAACAATCCATAGCCCAACTGGCGGCGACCAAATCTCTACAGTGCACGATCGGGAATTGTGCGCCATGAGGCTGGCAAGACCTGGAGCGTTTGCCTGGAAACGCGCGGGGCTCTCATGCCGATGACATCACCGGGAGAGTGCAGCGCCCACCGCATCAATGACGTGCCGGAGATCGCGCTGAAATCTGCTTCCCGCTTCCAGGATACGGTGATCGGCAGGGAGGCGAGTGTCTCCATACGGGTCTTCAACGTCGCATGCGCCGTTGTAAACGGCTCAAATCCGGCGAAACCTGATTGTACCTTGGGCGTTTCCGGCGCAGTCAGCGCTGTGATCGGGCCGATCGACGCCGTTTCAATCGTGTCCAACGAACCGGCAGTCCCAGCCGCAATCACCGGCTTGAGCATCGGCCGGATCATCGGAATGGGAACGGCGTAAGAGGAGAGATCGGCAAAGGATGGTTTTTCAACCTGGCCACCGGGGGCCGTCTGCGTGGCGAGAGCATCCAAAGCTTTGCTGCGCGGCGCGGAATAAAGCGCCGTGACCAGGCCACCGCTATTGTTCTCCAGGCCCTGCGCTGTCGCAGGCGTTTTTACGTCCGTGGATCGGCGCGTGCTGGCGACAGTGGCGGAACCGGCGCGTTTGCGGCGGTCCGCGACAGCCTGGGCATAGCCCGGCAGTGAGCTGCCATCGGCGGCAAGATGCATCGTTCGCCCGTTCGGGAATATGCGGGCAAGTTCCTTTCGCGACATGCGCGGCCAAGCACGGACATTGCCGACATCGAGATGGACGAAGGGAGATCCGGACGTAGGATAATATCCCACTCCGCCGCCCTGCATCTGCATGGCAACAGCGCGCAATGTCGAAAGCTTCACGCCGGGGATAAAGAAATCCATCGCCTTTCCAAGCGTATGCTGGCTGTTCTTGGCAACGCCCGTGCTGCGTGAGCGCGAGCGCAGCATATTGTTGGTCGCTGGCGACCGGTAGGCGGACACGATGTGGATATAGTCGCTGGCACCGCTACGGTCATAGACTTCCCACACCAGATCAAGCAGCCGCGGGTCCATCCGGGCGGGCTCGTTGCGCCGCCAGTCCCGCAGCAAACGGTTGATCTTTTCCATTCCCTTTGGATCAAACCTGCCATTGCGTTTGAAGGTGATCGTCGCTTTTTCGCCCGTATGGGTGAAATAAAGTTTGAGAGCGCGGTCCTCTGCGGCGGCGGCCGCCGCAGAGCCCAAGAGCGCGGGAACGGCAAAAAGCATGGTCATGATGAGCCGCGTGACGCAACGAAGCATGTTGGAAAATATTCCGGCGGCTTGATTGGCCAAATATCCGGCTGAACTCTTGTCCGTTACACACGCTGACACAACAAAACCCGCCCAAAAATGAACCACACAACCGGCTTGGAACGCCCGTATCAAAAGGGTTTCCAGCGATGATTATGGTCAACAAAGTCCTAACAAGGGGTTATGATCGCTTGAGGCTCGGCGATTTACGCTTGGAGAGCGGATTATTTCGCGCCAAGGCTGGATTGCAGCTGGGGACTGGCCAATTTTACCGAGCATTTATGGAATACAATTCCATAAATGCTCGGTTGTTTACGGGCCGGTTTATCTGCATGGAAAAGCCACAGCAATACCTCTTGCCCTGGCTGCAAGGCCCTAGTTGATCGCATCCCGTAAAACTCGGACCGCGGGCAGCAGCTCCGTCGCCAACTCCAAATCGTCACCTTAAGACTCAGACTGCGCCCATCCGGCCGCAGTCCGGCAGCCCCTTTTATTCCTCGTCGCCAGTTGGCATTTCGGCGACTTCGCGGCCTGCCGACAGGATCGAGCGCTTGCCGACATGGTTTGCCGAGCCGACCAGCCCTTCGCGCTCCATCCGCTCGACCAGCGAGGCTGCTCTGTTATAGCCGATCTGCAGGCGGCGCTGGATATAGGATGTCGAGCACTTCTTGTCGCGCAAGACAACCTTGACCGCCTTGTCATAGAGGTCGTTGCCGTCCTCTTCCGCCATTGCGCCCTTGTCGAAAACGGCAGCGTCGTCTTCGGCCGGCCCGTCGATGTCCTCGGCATCTTCTGTGACCGTGCCGAGATATTCCGGGCGCCCTTGCGTTTTCAGATGTGCGACGACCTTTTCGACTTCCTCGTCGGAAACGAAGGGGCCGTGGACACGGGCAATCCGTCCGCCGCCGACCATGTGCAGCATATCGCCCTGTCCCAAGAGATGCTCGGCGCCCTGCTCGCCCAGGATGGTGCGGCTGTCGATCTTCGAGGTCACCTGGAAGGAGATACGCGTCGGGAAGTTCGCCTTGATCGTCCCGGTGATGACATCGACCGAGGGGCGTTGCGTCGCCATGATCAGGTGGATGCCGGCGGCACGCGCCATCTGCGCCAGACGCTGGATAGCCCCTTCGATCTCCTTGCC
The sequence above is drawn from the Pararhizobium qamdonense genome and encodes:
- a CDS encoding omptin family outer membrane protease translates to MKVRIFQYALMSLMLCASMVRANDLVASSADGSFWLSGGAGVMNIESREYVYLGNDKASQLDWDADGVVLYTAQAGADLGNNWHIKGKIDLGFDGDGHMVDYDWVPGFAVDQTKNGWSDRSIHPDTRLDYYFSGTVEIGRTIFADDRSNLSVGGGFQYTKLRWKAFGGSYIYSDGGFRNDIGDLPDGVNGISYEQKVPTLFLGFDGSTRFDRVTLSGGVKGGMTLGIDDQDDHWLTGTRFFGDMKAAPVLKLNAAVDYQLTDRASIYLAGNFENVFRKKGDLNSTDTATGTEVLYRNAAGASLKTMSLQVGLRGHF
- a CDS encoding MFS transporter, whose product is MLAVLRNRTYRHLFLAQVIALLGTGLATVALGLQAFELADGNAGAVLGTALAIKMIAYVVVAPIATAFTEQLPRRAMLVSLDLVRAAVALCLPFITGVWQAYLLIFVLQAASAAFTPTFQATIPDVLPDEDDYTNALSLSRLAYDLEKVGSPLLAAALLALMSYHNLYLGTVIGFLASASLVVSVLLPSAKPAQPRSIYDRTTRGIRLYLTVPRLRGLFALNLAVAAGGSMVFVNTVVLVQSALGLGERYTAVALATFGLGSMLAALSLPRLLKKIDDRPVMLAGTMVLVAALVAGMFTASYVGLILVWAVIGIGYSLVLTPSGRILRRSSSPEDRPALFAAQFALSHGCWLITYPLAGWLGATAGITATYIVLAVITALGAFAASVLWPADDDDKRHVPVDLDPGGSQAVSSNPAPRGR
- a CDS encoding metal-sensing transcriptional repressor; translation: MNEESHEHRHDSHPEIIKRLKRAEGHLKSVIAMIEGGRPCLDIAQQLHAVEKAITNAKRTLIQDHLDHCLEDTVGSLDREQRQTMAEFKTITKYL
- a CDS encoding DUF882 domain-containing protein, whose translation is MTMLFAVPALLGSAAAAAAEDRALKLYFTHTGEKATITFKRNGRFDPKGMEKINRLLRDWRRNEPARMDPRLLDLVWEVYDRSGASDYIHIVSAYRSPATNNMLRSRSRSTGVAKNSQHTLGKAMDFFIPGVKLSTLRAVAMQMQGGGVGYYPTSGSPFVHLDVGNVRAWPRMSRKELARIFPNGRTMHLAADGSSLPGYAQAVADRRKRAGSATVASTRRSTDVKTPATAQGLENNSGGLVTALYSAPRSKALDALATQTAPGGQVEKPSFADLSSYAVPIPMIRPMLKPVIAAGTAGSLDTIETASIGPITALTAPETPKVQSGFAGFEPFTTAHATLKTRMETLASLPITVSWKREADFSAISGTSLMRWALHSPGDVIGMRAPRVSRQTLQVLPASWRTIPDRAL